The Humulus lupulus chromosome 3, drHumLupu1.1, whole genome shotgun sequence genome window below encodes:
- the LOC133825384 gene encoding protein FAR-RED IMPAIRED RESPONSE 1-like, producing the protein MAFDTTYKKNTYKKPLLIFVELNYHFRTIVFAVALLYDEKEETYIWELQEFLECMNNKPPKVVVTNEDLAMANPIQSVMPSVVHRSCAWHLQNNVSINAPHPSFKKKFNEFLYQYCTEEEFEATWTSMISYFNFEDKHWVSQTYNNRKSWVECFLRGSFFGGLRTTQRSESISSYLSHFLTSKLKLRDLVGQVDKEIQGIRYTEWEDEFISNHTSPLFPSNVLHQYYQQASSVLTGNTYEKVATQIMSALAYSIDSIENKYIDEPISLSDSDSDISDPEMYMGRNTFQNVALSILLNLQTDVEEIKNKGCCYCHQAEEEVYPSPPHRKSKKESKSRRTVRFATL; encoded by the exons ATGGCGTTCGACACAACATACAAAAAGAACACATACAAAAAACCCCTACTGATATTTGTTGAATTGAATTACCATTTCAGAACTATAGTTTTTGCTGTGGCATTACTTTATGACGAGAAAGAAGAGACATACATTTGGGAATTACAAGAATTCCTAGAGTGCATGAATAACAAACCACCAAAAGTTGTTGTCACTAACGAAGATCTTGCTATGGCAAACCCAATACAGAGTGTGATGCCTTCTGTCGTCCACCGCTCGTGCGCATGGCACCTTCAAAATAATGTCTCCATTAATGCGCCCCATCCttcttttaagaaaaaatttaatGAGTTCCTTTATCAATATTGTACCGAAGAAGAGTTCGAAGCAACATGGACCTCCATGATTTCTTATTTTAACTTTGAAGATAAGCATTGGGTTTCTCAAACATACAACAATAGAAAGAGTTGGGTAGAGTGTTTTCTAAGGGGTAGCTTTTTTGGTGGTCTTAGAACTACTCAAAGGTCAGAGTCCATTAGTTCTTACTTGTCCCATTTCCTTACTAGTAAACTGAAACTTAGGGATCTGGTGGGCCAAGTGGACAAAGAAATACAGGGGATCCGTTACACAGAGTGGGAGGATGAGTTCATTAGCAACCACACTTCCCCACTTTTTCCATCGAACGTCCTCCACCAATATTACCAACAAGCATCCTCAGTTCTCACTGGGAACACTTATGAGAAGGTTGCAACACAAATAATGAGTGCTCTTGCATACTCAATCGACTCGATTGAG AACAAATATATTGATGAACCAATCTCCTTATCGGACTCTGACTCCGACATATCCGACCCAGAGATGTACATGGGTCGTAACACCTTCCAAAATGTAGCTCTTAGCATCTTGTTAAATCTTCAAACTGATGTGGAAGAAATTAAGAACAAAGGATGTTGCTATTGTCATCAAGCTGAGGAAGAAGTTTATCCATCTCCACCCCATCGCAAGTCAAAAAAAGAAAGTAAG agtAGGAGAACTGTCAGGTTCGCCACTTTGTGA